The Solanum dulcamara chromosome 2, daSolDulc1.2, whole genome shotgun sequence region ACAATCAATCTCATGATGTATATTGAAGGTAAGGTTCGGTCCCCCTCGTGTTCCACCTTTATGATGAAATACAACACATTTAGGCGATAGcctattaataaaaaaaaaaagataatttaagTGTGTTTTTAACATTTTATGCTAACACTTAAAGAGAATTCTTGATTGTAGCTTGAGGCTGTTAAGAGCATGGAATGATCAAGCAAGAGATCGATTTTAGTGTtaagcctaataatattttCGCAAGTGAGGTTTatccccctctctctctctctgtcgACGGACAAGTTTGTGcaacttcattaaaaaatttcccaatgactttttttttttttacaaagttAAGAGGCGAACTACTCAACAATATTTCGGAACTTTTTTGACAGCGCAAAGCACAGATAAATTTACTAGTAGGAAtatgtatttcaattttttatgtttCTGATCATATATTTCCTTCAATATCTAATGGTGCATGAACCAATAATTTGCCATAAAGTCAAGCAAATGTCAAAACAAAGAAAGCATATATTTATCACCACACTGCATATAAATGAAGAGAATTGAGTCTTTCCGACCAGTTCATAGTTAGGTAAACGAGGTTATGATCCAACGATGACAACTTATAGAAGAAACAAACTAATCTTGAACAAGAAGGAGTTGGAGAGAAGCACCACATGAATTTGTGTGGGAGAATTAGAATCATATTGAATCTAATACTGCTTTATGGTCAAGTTTGAGACTCTTTACATTTAGCTTATCTATTTTGCATTTAATCAAACTAATTGGTAGGACGTATTCATCTCTTCGTATTGTTTTTTCCCCTCAAGACTTGCTTGTCAACATGTTATATAGCAAGGGATTGCTATATCAAACAAATTGTAGTGAGATAACAAAAACAACTTTTAGCAGAAATAAAAATTTGGACATTAACAAAGAGTGTTAAAGTTTTTATCGGGATTAGTTAATTGTGATTAGATTCAATGTCGCTATAGGTTTTAACaacatttaaaaaaaagttaaaatgtaATTGTCACTAGTAATTaccaataaaaatatatatttagcgACAATTAAACTATTGTCGTTAATTAATGCCGCCCACTAAAGATCATTTTTGATATAGTGTGATATATGTGTACCTTAAACTGCTACAGAAACAAGACCAACTTACCTTGTGTGATATTTAGATCGGTGAAGCTCTCATCAAGACTGAAGTTTATGGGTTGTGTAATAAGAGGTGTGAATTTGCTAGTTCTGAATGGTCAAGACAGTTTTAAGGAAAATGATACCAGTTACAGTTTAAGGATTCCCTTCTGATAGAATTTGAGAAATTATATGAGGTCTTTATTTAATGAATGAAATAGGTCTTTACAATAGTTGATATCTATGTTTATACAAAGCCCTAACTAATTAAGGAatagtttcaaatatatataataaaataatttgtttacaataaatatagttatgttttatttacataaaaaataatcaagtcATAAAAAAGTATATACTGACtaaacattatgatacactcaaaaagttgaatatagtttacttatacatgagctatatACTGACTATACATTATTATACActcaaaaaattgaataatatttaGCTATACATGAAGTATACACTAACTATTCAATTCCTACCAACTCAAAATCTCCACTAAACAGTcccaaattttagatatgaaatcgTCTCGATGTATtgagtttttttatatataatttgctCGAATCTGTTTACTTTTGCAGTAtgtcaaatttaaagaagaaaaagaaggagaagatgatgaagaagaaggacgaagcaacaatagaagaagaagaagaagacgaaggaggaagaagaagaagatgaatgaGGAGGAGGAATTAAGAAGACGATGCAGCAGGCAATGTTTTTTGGAAAAATAGGGCCGAATGACTATTTTAGGTAATTCTAATAAATTAGGCTAAAAAGATGGTAAGTATATCTTATGGGCTGATATTTTGCATAATTTTCTTGCTAATTAACTCTAGCTAATTTCAAGATGGGCTTTTAATTACAACATGAGTTTAGACTAAAAGACCATTAGTCTAACATCCCCCACAAATTGAAGCGGAGTATCACAAAGCGATAATTTGGAGAGAAGGAGTTGGGTCACTGACGTATTATAGCTTTGATGAAAACATCTGCCAGTTGATCATGGGAGTACATGTGTTAAATAGTAAGAGTCTTATCAGAAATAATCTGAAATGTAGTGGCAGTTTACATCAATATGCCTCATGTTCTCATAATGGAACAGGGTTGTTAGCGCTTTGAATAGCACTATTGTTATCTCCACGCAGTACTCATAAAACCCGACGAAGGCATACCATCTTGGAGCTAGCAGCTGACATCAAGTATTACACTATTTATTAGTGAGTGTGTGATACTATTGGATCTTTTTGAATgcattaattatataaaaaatgttTATGGAAGATGCGGATTCATATGGTGACTTTAATTTGTGAAGAAAAATGAACAGAATAAAGTTTATCGTTATTCTTTATTGTACAAAACCATTACTTAAGTTTTCCTTTTAGAGACTGGCCTGGTGTTTAGTTTTAGAGAAATCTAAATATGAGAGGTAATTTATTAATATGTGACAGTGAAATCATCAGTAAAAGGAAATCTAAAAATATTGGTCATCACTTTTTAAAATAGATTATTGTGGCATATAGATTATTGTAACAATCTCTAGTGAAGCAGCAAATCCTTAAACATTTCTATTATCACTATGTTCTCCTTTTCTGTTAGTCAAATCATATTTCATATCTTTAGCTTATTGGCAACTGATTCTAAAATAACATATTACTCCATCAACGTAGCtttgagtcgtgacaaactGCAAAATAACACTTAGAGAAGTTGGGAGATTTGACAAATATGTAACACTTGTTTGTAGCAGAAAATTCAAAATAGTCAAAAGATAGCaccaaaaaaaaagggcagGCTAGCTTTGACTTATAGTCTTAAAACCAACTCCAAGAAGGAGCACCACCAGATCATTGTTGTTATTGCTTTCCTATccgtatatatttttttaaatttttttgagatGCATTATTTGAATTGAGGGTCTGTGGGAAAAATTCTCGCTATCTCTATTGGATAGAAATAAGATCTGCTTACACTCAATCATTTTCAAACTTCACTTATGAGATTATATAGGATACGTTGTTGTTGTACTACATGTGATTTTGCTTGTAAAGCTAATTAAGGCCTTTATATTTTCGAGATTATAGTATTAACTGTTGTTTTAATCTATGAGGTGAACCTTCTTGAAAGAGATAGTTCATCATCTATTACTTTACTATATATGAATTTAAGTTAAATACAGTGATAGcgtatatattttatgtatactATCAATGTAGTTTAATTTGTCATATCAATTAATGCATGATAAGCATTTATTTGTAAttaaattgtaaaaaaaattctttgaaCGTACGCAAGTGCTTAAATCATTGCACATACGACATTTTATaagaaatgaacaaaaatacaTGGTAAAAGAGTTAAGATCGTACGTGCTAACCTCTAATGTGTCTGGATGACTTTTAACTCCCGTTCTCCTCGTGTTCCAAGCGTATTTTAGAAATTTGTTGGTGTTATACCCCTATACACTTTATGGAAGCTCCCAGTCTCACTGTGCTTCGAGTTACACCATGTAATGATTCCTTTAGTGTTTGAATGTGAAGTATGAGGATTAGGGCATTGTGCCTTCCTCCATTTTCATTCTAAAGCCATGTCATGACGTTTCTAGTATGATCCCTGGTGTCTTTCTATGATATATAGTGTCACCATGCTTTCTATTTCACCGTTGGGTAATCCCTTAATGTCTGATGTGAAATATAAGACAATTTACCACTAGCGACTAACATCATAACTGGTATCCTCTCTTTCATGGTTGATGTTAATAGCCATAGTGGTTAGAGTATCCTTCATACTATTGGGGAGTTGACATCAGTGTTGTCAAAGGTGTTTTTGGGGCGAGTCTTGGAAAGTGGCATACTAAAAATGCTCTGGGGGCACCTGAAAGGCGTATATTCATAGGACGTACTCCTTACAATATGATGCGTAAGTGGCGGACGTAAAAACATATGCCTTCGAAgttaaattaattgatttttgtaggtttaaaaatattttttccttttggaGGTTGAATAGGTGCCAGAATAGGAATATTGAGAGATACAAGGATATGTGTAATAAAGTATTGCCCTTCTCCAGCTTCtttcttgttgttgttgcttgTGTTTGTAGAAACTACACTTgaataaaaaaacaaagaaatttAGTCATGACTATCGTATTTATTGTTGCTTTTTTTGACGATTTTTTTTGGTTCCAAACAACATACGTCGAATAGTATAGTTGagataatttcaaatttaaagtaATCAGAGGAACTACCATTGATGATTTATATAACTTTTCTATAATAGGCgaataagaattttttaaaataggtGATTTTATAATAAGTTGAACTTGAACATCTTTAACGTATGTGTAGGGGTGTCAAATGAGTTGGTTGGGTTGAAATTGAGAATATTAAAATGGGTTGGGCTCAATTCGGCTAAAAttcgggttgggtcatgacccgcCTAATTTGACCCGTTTAATCttaataattttaacatattattatttaccttttataaCCACAATTTGAATATCaactcaagaaaaaataaaaattaaaatttacaaattgATAGATAATTAatcctaaaataaataaaatagtaattcATACATTTAATATGAAAACATACATTAcaccaatgcaaataaagagCCTTAAAATGGATTAAAATTAGAGATTAAGTTGGTTTCAATTGaagattattttaaaatagGTTAACGCTTGAATGAGTTGAGATTGAATTCAATACAAATTATCTTAAGTTCAACCCATAAAAGTTTGGACGGATTGAACGAGCTACCTATATTTGAGCTCATTTTGACAGCTCTACGCATGTGTTTCATGGTAAGACACTTCTTTAAATAATTGACCGAGCGAAAGAGAGTGCACACGCTTACTCAAAATAATGTGCATGTTGCATGACAAGTCTCATCCAAACAAATCGAAATGATAATTATCCTAATTAAGGTGATCTTAAAACTTAAGAGTAACCAATAGTGTAATTAATGATTAGTCATTAATTTTTCTAGAATAGGTGCGTGAGTAGTAAAACAAGTTAAGCAAGACATTCTTTTAGTACTATAACATGCTTGCTAGTACTAATTTGTTTTCCATATATTGCCTATGGACTAGTATACTCACCTAAATTACATATTTGACCATGTTAGGATCATTCAAAGGCTTTAAGGAAGAGAAATGTCATAACTTGAACTTTCATATTTCATTTAAGGTTAGTTGAGactttctttgattctttaTGAGGTATTAGATTGATGATTGAATAAAAGAGTAATGGATAATGGAAGTTCCATATAAATGCGATGAAACGTATTTATGTGGGTACCAGTGCCATGAGATGGGTTATTTGACTATTTTACTTGTTTGAAATAATTCCATTGCTTGTGATCATGCTTTAATTTAAAGAATATGTGATTTATCTTGATTCATATAAATGACAGTTCTGCTTTATCAATTTGGAGTcgtattataataatatttcatggtaattttttattttttttacgggaagggaccctacacgaggctcccacctctcgtgcacaatCAGGgattgagcagcacccccaagtcttatcatacataaaatataaagatacaaggagggggacataactttacctccgaacttaaggtggttcataagtctgcaaacctactaaggtcggttaactcatccccgatactagAAAGTGCTTCCTAAATACTAgaaaagcagtaaacctatgagaggactcctctcgatacaatgcgACTAGAAAAAaccataaatgagggagactctccccttccatgtgaatacaagaaagatacctacactagtcctattcaaataagcTACATTTTATACATAGCTAATTGAAGAAGATCAAGTATACGAAGCTACATCTTTGTTCTTCCCAATTTTGTCATACCGATTTTGTCCAAGTTAGGAACATTAGAGATAAGAAAtattcaaggaggttgtttgatcctttttaatcttcttctcctgaagcttgccattcctatcttgtctagctttatgtagcccttggtttcttgtggaagttgttgaaggttgtagaagtgttgtgtattatCAAGTGTATGGCTGTACTTACATAATGTATCAGCTGGACAATTTGCTTCTCGAAAAACATGTTTGCATTAGAAGAATTCTAGCAGTTGGACCAgttgttggagttcattaacATAGTTTTGAATGCTCCAGGGTGGTTTGATGTCCAGATTCAGCCACTTGATCACAAGTTCAGAATCTACTTCTAATATTACTCTATTATaaccatgttgaatgcaccaattaATGCCAAAACTGGTTCCTGCACTTCCGCTTGATTATTGGTTCCAACTCCCAAAGGAGaggcaaaagcatatattaGATTACCCTTATGATCCCTTACTATGCCTCCTGCTTCTATTTTTCCTGGGTTGCCTAtggcactcccatctgtgttaAGTTTAACTATgttagggggggggggggttgagcCATTTAACCTGGGTTACTTTTATGTCATGCTTACAGTTTTCTATCCAAATAATTAAATCCTTCCAAGCTGGTGGCCATGGGATATATGGAAAAGCTGTAGTAATAAGCATGTATATTTCCTTGATTATATTGAACTTCactctagtagtactagatttctttcctccatatttacttgcacaCCTGTTCTTCTAGACATTCCAGCAAATAAATATAGGGAGGGCTTGCAACATGAGTTTATGTACAACATTGTTTGGTTTGTAGGTCCACCATCTCATCAAGATGCCTCTAATGGAGTTGTGGTCCTGCATGATTCCCCCCTAGTTGGAGAAATATGTCCATATGTGTTTAGCAAAGCTTCCAGAGACAAAAATGTGATCTATATTGTCCAAACCAGGCCTGTAGCAGCATGAGCACTCTGCAGTTTCTCTCCCAAAAGAAATCAGTTTATCATTGGTTGGCAGTTTGTGTCTCAATGCTCTCCAAAGCAAGAATGAAGCCTTGAAAGGGATGTTAGTATGCCATGTCATCCTATCTGTCAatgtcttgttttttttctttctcacattTTCCCAAGCTGATTTACAAGTGAAATTTCCATGTGATTGCAACTTCCATTGAGCTTGATCTAATGTGTTTTGTTGGTACATGATTTCAGTATTGAGAATTGTTTGTATCATGTGTTGAGGGTCCTGTTGCCTgattttctcttcattccattttcTATTTGTCCAGCACATGGAGACAGTGGAGTTGTTGAATCTTGAAATATATTCATAGTGATTGGCTAAAGGGacaatacccagccaatcatcccactaAAAACTGCAGTTCCCTGAACATAAGGTCCACTTAATATGAGGTTCTATGTCACCTTTGTTCTTCATCATGTTCTTCCATATGAGATATTGGCCTGTGTATCACTTTTTGTGACAGGATGAGCTCTTTGGCTGTATTTAGCTCTCAAGAAATCCCCCTATAAAGATCTCTTAGTTCTGAACAACAACCAATGTTTGTATTGCATTGCCAGGCATATATCTTCCAAGTTTTTTACACCAATACCTCCCTCCTCATATGGTAAGCTAAGGGTttcccaagaggcccagtggTACTTCCTTTTCTCCTTATCCCAACCCCAGAAAAAGTCAGCAATAAggaattttatttgttttaaagtGGTTCGGGTAGGGGTTATGGCAGATAGCAGATGTATAGGAAGTGATTGAAGCACTGATTTGATCAAAGTGGCTCTACCCCCATAGCTTAGCATCTTTGTCTGCCACCCTTGAATTTTAGCAATCACTTTTGCAACTATACTAGTGAAATATATGACCCTTTTTCTTCCTATATACAatggacatcccaagtatgtcATAGGACCATGAGTGCATTTGTAACCAGTGATGGACACTACTCTATCCATTATATCATCAGGTGTTTGGTAGGGATCAAGatttggcttttgtccttattaATAAGCTGCCCAGAAATGCCTTCATATATCTGAAGAGTCTTCATGATGAGTTGAAGGGAATACTTGGAAGTTGAGGTGAAAATAAtaatgtcatctgcaaaactcaagTGGTTAATTTGAGGACCCCTTTTCTCCATTTGAAAACCAGTGTATagatagtgttgatgaaggttGTTTAACATTCTGGTCAGCACCTCTGCACCAAGAACAAAGAGAGCAGGAGAGAGTGGGTCTCCCTGTTTGAGACCTCTTGTTGAATGGAAAAAACTATGCCTGCTGCCATTTATGATGacagagtaccaattgttagacattATTCTCCATACCATGTCTATGAAGGTTTCCCCAAATCCCATCTTTCTCATGACAAGACAGATAAAAGACCatgagaccctatcataagccttggccATGTCAAGTTTAATAACCACATTATCTCCAATTTTGGGTTTGTTTATGTTATGCATAATTTCTTGAGCCAACATAATGTTCTCAGATATGCTCCTTCCTTGGACAAATCCAGATTGATTATTAGAAATAAGATGAGGAAGGATGGGAGCCAGTCTGCTACTAAGGAGTTTGGAGATTATTTTGCTAGTAAAATTGTTGAGAGATATAGGTCTGAATTTAGATAGTCTGTTAGGATGTTcaacttttgggagtagaaccagaCATGCATGGGAGATGTATTTTGGGATGTCATGTCCATTAAAGAAGAACAGAATCAGCTCCAACAGGTCCTCACTGATAATGTCCCAGCATACCTGGAAAAACTTGCCACTCATCCCATCAGGACCTGCAGCAGAAGTACCACTCATAGAGAAAATCACTTTCTGTAACTCCTCTTTAGTAGGTACCCTTTGCAACATGTGGTTTTGATTGTCACTGACCTTTCTAGGTATGTACTTAAGGAAATCTTCATTGATTTTCTTGTTGTCTGTAGTAAATATCTTTTCAAAGTGATGACATGCAGCCTTGGCAATTTCCTCATTTCCCTGAATAATATTACCCTGATCATCTTCAATTTTGTGAATATACAGTCTTCTCTCTGATGATAGCATGGAAGTAATTGGAGTTGGCATCCCCTTCCTTAAACCAATGGAGTTGGGTTTTTTGTTTGAGGATGGATTGCTCTATCTTTAGATACCTGATGTATTTGGCATTGATCAAATTCAACTGGGTTCTATTATCTTCGGAGTTATCACTGATTATTGCATCTTCAGCCTCTCTAACTTTTGTCTCAAAATCAGTGATGGAAGAGAAAATATCACCATATTCTTGTCTTGACCACCTACTCAGAGTGCTTCtcactcttttcattttttcctgAAATCTTCTCATAGGATTTCCTGCAGTAGGTTTTCCCCAGCACGTTTTCACTACATCAAGGAAGCTATCATTATCAACCCAGCAGTGTAGGAACTTAAAATACTTAATGGCATTGTTCTGTCTCTCTGCACACTCCATGAATAAAGGGCAATGGTCTGATCCAGTGAAAGCTAAATGAGTAATAGTAGTCATAGGCATCATGTCTAACCACTTATCATTTACCATAGCTCTATCTAGTCTCTTCCAAATCCTGGCATCATTATCTATTTTGTTACACCATGTATACTTTGCACCATGAAAACCCAAGTCGATGAGTCCACAAGCTTCAATAGTACTTATGAATTCAAAACTTTTGTTCAGGTTGTAGGGTATGCCCCCAGCTTCTCTTCAATGCCAGTGATTACATTAATATCCCCTATGGTACACCATGGTTTGCCTACACTAGAATATAGCAGTAGTTTATCCCAAAGATCTCTTCTCAAATaatctttacatttagcataaACAAAGGTTGTGAGATAGGTAATATGCCATGTAACATGTTTGATCTCACAGGTAATCTGCTGCTCATCCTGATCTATAATGGAACATGCTACATCTTTATTCCACAAGAGCCAAATTTTGTTGTTGGAATTATGAATAGCACTGTCCATATTAAGCTGAATTTTATGGGAATTGAGGTGTGATTGGTTTGAGAATGGTTCAAGAATTTCCATCATAGAGATATTGTGATAGTCTTTGAGTTTTTAGAGTCTATCCAGTGAaccctgagtatcaatactccttgcattccaacatATGGTATTAATCATTGAGACTTATTTGATTTGGACCTTATTTTGATGCCACTTTTGCAAATAGCATTATCAGAACTTGTTGTGTCATCCtgttgcttcttcttcttattttcttgCTGACCCCTGGTAGAAAGAGCCCTCAtttcctcctcttctttttgaaccTCATCATATTGGTCAGGATCTTCCTCATCCTCAGAATGTGTGACTCTGTATTCATCTGTTAGTTCTTGTGGAGTAATTTCCTTGTTAAGGGCACATTTTCCAGTATCCGGTTTCTGAATTTGCAAAGCTGTCACATGGATGCCTGCATATTCCACCACCAGTACATCATGTAAGCTCTGTTGTTTTGATTGCATTTCTTTGataattttcttcttcaacGCATCCCTTTTCTTCTTACTAAGGGCTAATGTAGACTTGTTGTTAAAAGCCTGAGGACTCTCATTTTGCCTTTTTGGATCAGGAGGTTCCTTATCCATTGTGTAGCAGTCCTCTTCTTGTTGTGAGTGTTCATTGTGCCTCTCCTTTCTGGTTACAGTTGTAGTAGTTACCTCTgtggtagcaggagctctaaAGTCTTTCCTAGGGTCAACCAAAGTACTTTCCCTCCCTCTGGTAACCCCTTCCTGCAAGTTAGTGGGTTCCTCCTGTATTCCCCTATCCTCACCTCCATAAACTATAACAGCTACATCATTctcaatattaaaattattgggggagccatggggctgtgggagagataagtcaatacctgaatcCTTCATTTTTATAATGTTGCAGTCATCCTCAAGTGTATCATTTGTGTCAGCATTTAAACCAATAATGGGGACTTGGGggtgtgggagagataagtcaatatctGAATCCTTTCTTTATCTCTCCTCTTGACATTATATCCTGTCATAGTATGTCCTTGATGCTTACAATAAGAACAGTATTCAGGTAAACCTTCATATTGTATAGCTTGCCATTTGCCTTTAGTGTGATCCTCTTCATCAATTCCTATCTATATATGTGGAGGCCTTTCCTTGGTGATATCCATTTGTATCCTTACTTTTGCAACACTGCCTCTAGTTTTTTTAAGTGATGCTGCATCCAGGTATAGGGTTTTACCAATCGGGTCTAAAAGGGTGGTTATAAACTCTTTATTgtaacaatgccaaggtagttctggtAGTATGACCCAAACTGGTACGATAGGAGTTTCCTCCTCGGGCCTGAAGGTTGGAGTCCATAATTGGAGTCGCATAAGTTGCCCATCAATATACATTTTCTATTTATTCCAAACTgaaatatgatcttcctcattatCTAGATCAATGTAAATGTGTCTTGCATTGAAATGGGCAATTTTGACACCTCCGGTGAGTTGAGTCTGCTGAATAAAGCTTCTTCTGATAAGCTCTATCTTGGGCATTGTATTGGTGAATTTTCCTATTAAAGTATACTTACATCTAGACGCAAGTTTCACAAGAAAGTCTTCATTTTTATAGATTATGGCTGGTAGGCCCTGTCTTGTGGTGTAGACAGGGGgtgaaatagtaataggcacttCAGTTCTAGTTTGGTTAACTCTTAGT contains the following coding sequences:
- the LOC129872086 gene encoding uncharacterized protein LOC129872086, translating into MALTPSVALCRPPDLVQEERLSPRNKTQLESTPNSIRSSSYIDYNVATPVEISKEQLAWAQKSSPGHKIEAMKIWDTQGDLDTEGGSSDKEFSNSDENFLNLKRVDIGTQNVEDSASVSTGAGNASQEMISKQSNVDSEETTRSNIQINPSKSVSIPIEHKSKEVTPSVQQEVKNNKENKGENELNPIAIETDTQDNIGKIDASVIVYGGEDRGIQEEPTNLQEGVTRGRESTLVDPRKDFRAPATTEVTTTTVTRKERHNEHSQQEEDCYTMDKEPPDPKRQNESPQAFNNKSTLALSKKKRDALKKKIIKEMQSKQQSLHDVLVVEYAGIHVTALQIQKPDTGKCALNKEITPQELTDEYRVTHSEDEEDPDQYDEVQKEEEEMRALSTRGQQENKKKKQQDDTTSSDNAICKSGIKIRSKSNKSQ